The Antennarius striatus isolate MH-2024 chromosome 11, ASM4005453v1, whole genome shotgun sequence genome window below encodes:
- the LOC137604172 gene encoding uncharacterized protein C10orf105-like isoform X2 has translation MDNTTTTEPGFNFTFTSRTETILSNLTTTASSSSIPQPPSYSSESYDPQFTIMVVLGLSLLLLGLAAFLAVCRPAQQNGESEASCRTGESWSVGGKQSSEPQLKVWKRLGSYRRTYNLSFRRPPHRRPHERESQASQTPVQHPPQPQPSMEPNLTMPCLFDYVTEI, from the coding sequence ATGGACAACACTACCACCACTGAGCCAGGCTTCAacttcaccttcacctccagAACAGAAACCATTCTGTCCAATCTGACAACCactgcctcttcttcctccatcccACAACCTCCATCTTATTCCTCAGAAAGCTATGACCCACAATTCACCATCATGGTTGTCTTGGGTctctcgctgctgctgctggggttAGCAGCCTTCTTGGCAGTGTGCCGACCCGCCCAACAGAATGGGGAGTCTGAGGCCAGCTGTAGAACAGGCGAGAGCTGGAGTGTCGGAGGAAAGCAGTCCAGTGAGCCCCAGCTGAAGGTGTGGAAGAGATTGGGGTCTTATCGGCGTACATACAACCTCTCCTTCAGACGACCACCCCATCGCAGGCCGCATGAGCGTGAGAGTCAGGCGTCCCAGACCCCGGTCCAGCATCCACCACAACCACAGCCCAGCATGGAGCCCAACCTCACTATGCCCTGTCTATTCGACTACGTCACTGAAATCTGA
- the LOC137604172 gene encoding uncharacterized protein C10orf105-like isoform X1: protein MCNTLTDQKRALHYHSISNLPNDHFQITQGMDNTTTTEPGFNFTFTSRTETILSNLTTTASSSSIPQPPSYSSESYDPQFTIMVVLGLSLLLLGLAAFLAVCRPAQQNGESEASCRTGESWSVGGKQSSEPQLKVWKRLGSYRRTYNLSFRRPPHRRPHERESQASQTPVQHPPQPQPSMEPNLTMPCLFDYVTEI from the exons ATGTGTAATACACTAACTGACCAAAAGAGGGCTCTGCATTACCACAGCATCTCAAATCTCCCAAATGACCATTTTCAAATCACACAG GGCATGGACAACACTACCACCACTGAGCCAGGCTTCAacttcaccttcacctccagAACAGAAACCATTCTGTCCAATCTGACAACCactgcctcttcttcctccatcccACAACCTCCATCTTATTCCTCAGAAAGCTATGACCCACAATTCACCATCATGGTTGTCTTGGGTctctcgctgctgctgctggggttAGCAGCCTTCTTGGCAGTGTGCCGACCCGCCCAACAGAATGGGGAGTCTGAGGCCAGCTGTAGAACAGGCGAGAGCTGGAGTGTCGGAGGAAAGCAGTCCAGTGAGCCCCAGCTGAAGGTGTGGAAGAGATTGGGGTCTTATCGGCGTACATACAACCTCTCCTTCAGACGACCACCCCATCGCAGGCCGCATGAGCGTGAGAGTCAGGCGTCCCAGACCCCGGTCCAGCATCCACCACAACCACAGCCCAGCATGGAGCCCAACCTCACTATGCCCTGTCTATTCGACTACGTCACTGAAATCTGA